The following proteins come from a genomic window of Pseudomonas putida:
- a CDS encoding EamA family transporter, which yields MSTGTSTLTDRKTRAWLWPALFSLVAFAANSVFCRLALKDGAIDPVSFTMVRLASGALFLLLLIRLRKPVHTMGGNWWGGLALFLYAFLFSAAYLQLGAGVGALLLFGAVQITMFGFAWYRGEHITVRMLLGMLIAFAGLLVLLLPGASAPSLASALLMALSGVAWGVYTLLGKGSPRPLADTAGNFARSLPCLVLLLPMLLLGAGPHLTPLGLAYALASGVLASGAGYAVWYGVVRQVSAQQAATLQLSVPVIAALGGVVLIGEPVSLRLLIACVVVLGGIALALASRR from the coding sequence ATGAGCACTGGCACGAGCACGCTTACTGACCGCAAGACCAGAGCCTGGCTTTGGCCTGCGCTGTTCAGCCTGGTGGCATTTGCTGCCAACTCGGTGTTCTGCCGGCTGGCGCTGAAAGACGGGGCCATCGACCCGGTATCCTTCACCATGGTACGCCTGGCCAGTGGTGCGCTCTTTCTGCTGTTGCTGATTCGCCTGCGTAAGCCGGTGCACACCATGGGCGGCAATTGGTGGGGCGGCCTGGCGCTGTTTCTGTACGCGTTCCTGTTTTCTGCGGCGTACCTGCAACTGGGGGCTGGGGTGGGGGCGTTGTTGCTGTTCGGTGCTGTACAAATCACCATGTTCGGCTTTGCCTGGTACCGGGGCGAACACATCACGGTACGCATGCTTCTGGGCATGCTGATCGCCTTTGCCGGCCTGCTGGTGCTGCTGTTGCCCGGTGCTTCGGCACCTTCGTTGGCCAGTGCCTTGCTGATGGCTCTGTCCGGGGTGGCCTGGGGGGTGTATACGCTACTGGGCAAAGGCTCGCCCAGGCCGCTGGCCGACACTGCCGGCAATTTTGCCCGCAGCCTGCCTTGCCTGGTGCTGCTGCTACCGATGCTGTTGCTGGGCGCCGGCCCGCACCTCACGCCGCTTGGCTTGGCGTATGCATTGGCTTCGGGTGTGCTGGCCTCAGGCGCCGGCTACGCCGTGTGGTATGGCGTGGTCAGGCAGGTCAGTGCGCAACAGGCGGCGACCCTGCAGCTCAGCGTGCCGGTGATTGCCGCACTGGGCGGGGTTGTCCTGATCGGCGAGCCGGTGTCGTTGCGCTTGTTGATCGCCTGTGTGGTGGTGTTGGGCGGCATTGCCCTGGCGCTGGCGTCGCGCCGTTAA
- a CDS encoding RidA family protein: protein MTPSNAFQLSNPEGLYDPSGNAYSHVAEVRADSRLLFIAGQGGEESNGRLSPVFAEQARQALANLELALASKGASLAQVFKLTLLIVEHSEARLGQWVAEADRAWGTRMKPTCTLIPVPRLALDGMLVEIEAVAAV, encoded by the coding sequence GTGACCCCATCAAACGCATTCCAGCTAAGCAACCCCGAAGGCCTCTACGACCCCAGTGGCAACGCCTACTCCCATGTCGCCGAAGTGCGCGCTGACAGCCGTCTACTGTTCATCGCCGGCCAGGGTGGGGAGGAGAGCAATGGCCGGTTGTCACCTGTGTTCGCCGAACAGGCTCGCCAGGCACTGGCTAACCTGGAACTGGCCCTGGCGTCGAAAGGTGCCAGCCTGGCCCAGGTGTTCAAGCTGACCCTGCTGATTGTCGAGCACTCCGAAGCGCGCCTGGGCCAATGGGTGGCCGAGGCCGACAGGGCCTGGGGAACGCGCATGAAACCGACCTGCACGTTGATACCGGTGCCACGGCTGGCGCTGGACGGCATGCTGGTGGAAATCGAGGCAGTCGCTGCGGTGTAG
- the cobN gene encoding cobaltochelatase subunit CobN, which translates to MHLLRTQPGGFVPDDSIADLGQTPAELVILCSGDSHLALLADTAEQLPEDFPSLRLANPMQVQNHASVDLYVDQVLRHAKVILVSLHGGVGYWRYGVEQLVELAARGVQLILVPGDDRPDPELTSLGNVRGEQAERLWHYLRQGGKANAINLFNCLASQWLGRDYAWDEPQPLPRTAVYHPANGSATLEDWYPHWHPEQPVAPLLFYRSHLQAANTAFIDVFCQRLQAAGLNPLPIAVASLKESACLEQVEAWLDEVGAEVLVNTTGFALSSPERPNLRPFRRDIPVLQAICAQDNQPGWEASEQGLGARDLAMHIALPELDGRIITRPVSFKDMAWRSERSQSDVVCYRAHPERMDFVAELARRWVELARLPNAQKRVALVLANYPTRDGRIGNGVGLDTPAAALNILKALQAEGYPLAELPGSGTQLIHQLLGGVTNDLDHLDQRPCAQSLSLADYQVAFERLPQANRQAVLERWGPPEQDPMYRSGRLMVAGLRFGLTFVGIQPARGYQVDPSAVYHDPDLVPPHGYLAFHFWLRHAFAADAVIHVGKHGNLEWLPGKGVGLSEQCWPDALLGPLPNIYPFIVNDPGEGAQAKRRTQAVIIDHLMPPLTRAETYGPLRHLEQLADEFYEAQLLDPRRARELQRDILELVKANHIDRELQLEGQLDDAALWLPRLDTYLCDLKESQIRDGLHVFGQSPEGRLRLDTLLALLRVERGDGRGGNASLLRALAKALVPGWDPLDCDLGQPWQGMRPEQLLAMSNEPWRTCGDTRERLELLALQVIGQALEGTVKLPDLSEWQPVHAVVQALCEAVAPSLDACGTAEMHGLLAALAGRFVPAGPSGAPSRGRLDVLPTGRNFYTVDVRNLPTTTAWRLGFASASLILERHLQDHGDHLRQLGLSVWGTATMRTGGDDIAQAMALMGVRPVWATGSQRVDDFEILPLSLLDRPRVDVTLRVSGFFRDAFGNLIRLFDAAVQAVAALDEPDDLNPLAARVRSERAALQAQGVDAEQAARQAGWRVFGAKPGAYGAGVQNAIDGRLWNSRDDLAEVYLNHGGYAYGGSDDGTPARAQFAQRLAKVQAVLQNQDNHEHDLLDSNDYYQFQGGMLAASETLSGAVVASYHGDHSQADRPRIRTLKEELNRVIRARALNPKWIDGVKRHGYKGAFEMAATVDNLFAFDATTHLIDDHHYQGLADAYVLDPATRDFMREHNPEALRDLTERLLEAQQRGLWQAPGDYREALEEQLLDGEEQA; encoded by the coding sequence ATGCACCTGCTGCGGACTCAGCCCGGTGGTTTCGTACCGGATGACAGCATTGCCGACCTCGGCCAGACACCCGCCGAGCTGGTGATTCTCTGCAGCGGCGATTCACACCTGGCATTGCTCGCCGACACCGCCGAGCAATTGCCCGAAGACTTTCCCAGCCTGCGCCTGGCCAACCCGATGCAGGTGCAGAACCATGCCTCGGTCGACCTGTATGTCGACCAGGTGCTGCGTCACGCCAAGGTCATCCTGGTGTCGCTGCACGGTGGCGTTGGCTACTGGCGCTACGGCGTCGAACAACTGGTCGAGCTGGCCGCCCGTGGCGTGCAGCTGATTCTGGTGCCGGGCGACGACCGCCCGGACCCGGAGCTGACCAGCCTGGGCAACGTCCGCGGTGAGCAGGCCGAGCGGCTTTGGCATTACCTGCGCCAGGGCGGCAAGGCCAACGCCATCAACCTGTTCAACTGCCTGGCCAGCCAGTGGCTGGGCCGCGACTATGCCTGGGACGAACCGCAGCCTTTGCCGCGCACGGCGGTCTATCACCCGGCCAACGGCAGCGCGACACTCGAGGACTGGTACCCGCACTGGCACCCCGAACAGCCGGTGGCGCCGTTACTGTTCTACCGCTCGCACCTGCAAGCGGCCAATACCGCCTTCATCGACGTGTTCTGCCAGCGCCTGCAGGCTGCCGGCCTGAACCCGTTGCCGATCGCCGTGGCCAGCCTCAAGGAAAGCGCCTGCCTGGAACAGGTCGAAGCCTGGCTGGACGAGGTCGGCGCCGAAGTGCTGGTCAATACCACCGGTTTCGCCTTGTCCAGCCCCGAGCGCCCCAACCTGCGCCCGTTCCGCCGCGACATCCCGGTGCTTCAGGCCATCTGTGCGCAGGACAACCAGCCTGGCTGGGAAGCCAGCGAGCAGGGCCTGGGCGCGCGCGACCTGGCCATGCACATTGCATTGCCGGAGCTGGACGGGCGCATCATCACGCGCCCGGTCAGTTTCAAGGACATGGCCTGGCGCAGCGAGCGCAGTCAGTCCGATGTCGTCTGCTACCGCGCCCACCCCGAGCGCATGGACTTTGTCGCCGAATTGGCCCGCCGCTGGGTCGAGCTGGCCCGCCTGCCCAATGCCCAGAAGCGTGTAGCCCTGGTGCTGGCCAACTACCCGACCCGGGATGGTCGCATTGGTAATGGTGTCGGCCTGGACACGCCCGCCGCCGCACTCAACATCCTCAAGGCGCTGCAGGCCGAAGGCTACCCGCTGGCCGAATTGCCGGGCAGCGGTACGCAACTGATCCACCAGTTGCTCGGTGGCGTGACCAACGACCTCGACCACCTCGACCAGCGCCCCTGTGCCCAGAGCCTGAGCCTGGCCGATTACCAGGTGGCCTTCGAGCGCCTGCCGCAGGCCAACCGCCAGGCAGTGCTGGAACGCTGGGGGCCGCCCGAACAGGACCCGATGTACCGCAGCGGCCGGTTGATGGTTGCCGGCCTGCGCTTTGGCTTGACCTTCGTTGGTATCCAGCCGGCGCGGGGCTACCAGGTGGACCCTAGCGCGGTGTATCACGACCCTGACCTGGTGCCACCGCACGGCTACCTGGCGTTTCACTTCTGGCTGCGTCACGCATTTGCCGCCGATGCGGTGATCCACGTCGGCAAGCATGGCAACCTCGAATGGTTGCCCGGCAAAGGCGTCGGGCTGTCGGAGCAGTGCTGGCCGGACGCGCTGCTGGGTCCGCTGCCGAACATCTACCCGTTCATCGTCAACGACCCGGGCGAGGGCGCCCAGGCCAAGCGCCGTACCCAGGCGGTGATCATCGACCACCTGATGCCGCCGCTGACCCGTGCTGAAACCTATGGCCCGCTGCGCCACCTGGAACAACTGGCCGACGAATTCTACGAAGCGCAGTTGCTCGACCCTCGGCGTGCCCGCGAGTTGCAGCGTGACATCCTCGAGCTGGTCAAGGCCAACCACATCGACCGTGAGTTGCAACTGGAAGGGCAACTGGACGATGCGGCGCTCTGGCTGCCGCGCCTGGATACCTACCTGTGCGACCTGAAGGAGTCGCAAATTCGCGATGGCCTGCACGTGTTTGGTCAGTCACCTGAAGGGCGGCTGCGCCTGGATACGCTGCTGGCATTGTTGCGGGTCGAGCGTGGCGACGGCCGTGGCGGCAATGCCAGCCTGCTGCGGGCTTTGGCCAAAGCACTGGTGCCGGGCTGGGACCCGCTCGATTGCGACCTTGGGCAGCCGTGGCAGGGCATGCGCCCTGAACAGCTGCTGGCCATGAGCAATGAACCCTGGCGCACCTGTGGCGATACCCGCGAGCGCCTTGAGCTGTTGGCACTGCAGGTGATTGGGCAGGCACTGGAGGGCACAGTAAAGTTACCCGACCTGAGTGAGTGGCAACCGGTGCACGCTGTCGTGCAGGCCCTGTGTGAGGCGGTCGCACCCAGCCTGGACGCCTGCGGCACGGCTGAAATGCATGGCCTACTGGCGGCACTGGCCGGGCGCTTCGTGCCCGCCGGCCCCAGTGGTGCGCCAAGCCGAGGGCGCCTCGATGTGCTGCCCACCGGCCGCAACTTCTATACCGTGGACGTGCGCAACCTGCCCACCACCACGGCCTGGCGCCTGGGCTTCGCCTCGGCCAGCCTGATCCTCGAACGCCATTTGCAGGACCACGGCGACCACTTGCGTCAGCTCGGCCTGTCGGTATGGGGCACGGCGACCATGCGCACCGGCGGCGACGACATCGCGCAGGCCATGGCGCTGATGGGCGTGCGGCCTGTATGGGCTACCGGCAGCCAGCGCGTGGACGACTTCGAAATCTTGCCGTTGAGCCTGCTCGACCGCCCGCGGGTGGATGTGACCTTGCGCGTTTCCGGCTTCTTCCGTGATGCCTTCGGCAACCTGATCCGCCTGTTCGACGCCGCCGTGCAGGCAGTGGCCGCGCTGGACGAACCTGACGACCTCAACCCCTTGGCTGCCCGCGTGCGCAGCGAACGGGCAGCGCTGCAGGCTCAGGGCGTGGATGCCGAGCAGGCCGCGCGTCAGGCAGGCTGGCGGGTGTTCGGTGCCAAACCTGGCGCTTACGGTGCCGGGGTGCAGAACGCCATCGATGGGCGCTTGTGGAACAGTCGCGACGACCTGGCTGAGGTCTACCTCAACCACGGCGGCTATGCCTACGGTGGCAGCGACGACGGCACCCCGGCCCGCGCCCAGTTCGCCCAGCGCCTGGCCAAGGTGCAGGCGGTGCTGCAGAACCAGGACAACCACGAGCACGACCTGCTCGATTCCAACGATTACTACCAGTTCCAGGGCGGCATGCTGGCGGCCTCGGAAACCCTGTCCGGGGCGGTGGTGGCCAGCTACCATGGCGACCACAGCCAGGCCGACCGGCCGCGCATCCGTACCCTCAAGGAAGAGCTGAACCGGGTGATCCGTGCCCGTGCGCTCAACCCCAAGTGGATCGACGGGGTCAAGCGTCACGGCTACAAGGGTGCCTTCGAGATGGCAGCGACAGTCGACAACCTGTTCGCCTTCGACGCCACCACGCACCTGATCGACGACCATCATTACCAGGGGCTGGCCGATGCCTACGTGCTCGACCCGGCGACCCGCGATTTCATGCGCGAGCACAACCCCGAGGCCTTGCGCGACCTCACCGAGCGCCTGCTGGAGGCCCAGCAGCGCGGCTTGTGGCAGGCGCCGGGCGACTACCGCGAAGCCCTTGAGGAACAATTGCTCGACGGCGAGGAACAGGCTTGA
- a CDS encoding FAD/FMN-containing dehydrogenase, producing MKYAAVVLLSLLPLLANALEQGDKLAPFTLLDQYDQAYSLDADTQILLVARDMDGAKLVKAALAEEPKGYLEARSAVFVADIQRMPALISKLFAVPAMRDYSYRVLLDREGRVASRYPGQDGQVQWLQLQQGVLVSQRAFTDAAALKAALENAPRQ from the coding sequence ATGAAATATGCCGCTGTAGTGTTGCTCAGCCTGTTGCCGTTGCTGGCCAACGCCCTGGAGCAGGGCGACAAGCTCGCCCCGTTCACACTGCTCGACCAGTACGACCAGGCCTACAGCCTGGATGCCGACACGCAGATTCTGCTGGTGGCACGCGATATGGACGGTGCCAAGCTGGTCAAGGCGGCATTGGCCGAGGAGCCCAAGGGCTACCTGGAAGCACGTAGCGCCGTATTTGTGGCCGACATCCAGCGCATGCCTGCACTGATCAGCAAACTGTTTGCTGTACCGGCCATGCGCGATTACAGCTACCGGGTGCTGCTCGACCGAGAAGGGCGAGTGGCCAGCCGTTACCCCGGGCAGGATGGCCAGGTGCAGTGGTTGCAACTGCAGCAGGGCGTGCTGGTCAGCCAGCGGGCGTTTACCGATGCAGCGGCGTTGAAGGCTGCACTGGAGAACGCACCACGGCAATGA
- a CDS encoding LysR family transcriptional regulator, which produces MRYSPEALVAFTEAASLGSFSAAARKLRKSQSTVSIAIANFEADIGCPLFDRSGRHPTLNEAGRQVRSHVEAILDASAQLDALAVRLAQNVEALVSVVMSDSYSVTFQGAVMTRFAQHYPHTELRCGPAEDADVIEMIQQGLAHVGILATQPGYPADVAVARLPEQAEFGVYVASEHPLASLPQVKAQHLENARQLYIKTYAPSLHHGRGQAWSAPDYLTLLEFAVRGFGWAELPRALVRRFGHELVELQIAGYPRRVDMDVAWSSRRALGPAGQWLVRQMLGQ; this is translated from the coding sequence ATGCGATACTCTCCCGAAGCTCTGGTCGCCTTTACCGAAGCCGCATCACTCGGTTCGTTTTCTGCGGCGGCGCGCAAGCTGCGCAAAAGCCAGTCCACCGTCAGCATCGCCATTGCCAATTTCGAGGCCGATATCGGCTGCCCGCTGTTTGATCGCAGTGGCCGCCACCCCACGCTGAATGAAGCGGGTAGGCAGGTGCGGAGCCATGTAGAGGCGATTCTCGATGCCAGCGCCCAGCTCGATGCGCTGGCAGTGCGACTGGCGCAAAATGTCGAGGCGCTGGTATCTGTGGTGATGTCGGACAGCTACAGCGTAACGTTCCAGGGGGCGGTGATGACTCGTTTCGCCCAGCACTACCCCCATACCGAGCTACGCTGCGGCCCGGCGGAAGACGCTGATGTGATCGAGATGATCCAGCAGGGCCTGGCCCATGTCGGCATCCTTGCCACACAGCCCGGCTACCCCGCCGACGTGGCCGTGGCGCGCTTGCCGGAGCAGGCAGAGTTCGGCGTATATGTCGCCAGCGAGCATCCGCTGGCAAGCCTGCCGCAAGTAAAGGCACAGCATCTGGAGAACGCACGACAGCTGTATATCAAGACCTATGCCCCCAGCCTGCACCACGGCCGTGGCCAAGCGTGGTCGGCACCGGATTACCTTACCCTGCTGGAGTTCGCCGTACGCGGGTTTGGCTGGGCCGAACTGCCCAGGGCGCTGGTAAGACGGTTTGGCCACGAGCTGGTGGAGTTGCAGATAGCGGGTTACCCCCGGCGGGTGGATATGGATGTGGCCTGGTCGAGCCGACGTGCCTTGGGGCCGGCCGGGCAATGGCTGGTGCGACAGATGTTGGGGCAATAG
- a CDS encoding multidrug/biocide efflux PACE transporter — translation MKNVSFTERLVHAVGYEVFAVLLCAPLLSWIMGRSLATAGALAVTLSVIAMLWNMAYNALVDRWVQTERINWKASMRFVHGLGFEAGLVVWCLPVAAWMLEISLLQAFMVELGFFVIILPYTVVYNWAFDKARHLLVQRHLA, via the coding sequence ATGAAAAACGTGTCTTTCACCGAACGCCTGGTCCACGCGGTTGGCTATGAAGTTTTCGCGGTACTGCTGTGTGCGCCGCTGCTGTCCTGGATCATGGGCAGGTCATTGGCAACGGCGGGCGCGCTGGCGGTGACCCTGTCGGTAATCGCCATGTTGTGGAACATGGCCTACAACGCACTGGTCGATCGCTGGGTGCAAACCGAACGCATCAACTGGAAGGCCAGTATGCGTTTCGTGCACGGTCTTGGCTTCGAAGCCGGTCTGGTGGTGTGGTGCCTGCCGGTGGCGGCTTGGATGCTGGAGATTTCGCTGCTGCAGGCGTTCATGGTGGAGCTGGGCTTCTTCGTGATCATCCTGCCCTACACCGTGGTGTACAACTGGGCGTTCGACAAAGCCCGGCACCTGCTGGTGCAGCGGCACCTGGCATGA
- a CDS encoding ATP-binding cassette domain-containing protein, with the protein MTNTSILTLDSVSLVLPDGRPLFSNLNETFDQRRTGLVGRNGVGKSLLGQILAGQREPSSGHCRRLGPVHLLDQQVIERSATLADLAQVGPVIAALERIEQGSIKPQDFDTVGERWDMREQLQLQLQGHGLGQLDWRQPARTLSGGQAMRVALIGAWLSDADYLILDEPSNHLDSNARAQLLSMIEAWDRGLLVISHDRSLLAHMARIVELSSLGLQAYGGNYSLYSAQKANQTAQAQQQLARLKQEQQRQARELQRQREDLERHQARAGRQAKHTNQAKILVDRKQERSQATAGKQRRDHRDARQTLLGKVRDAAREVEQDSAITLHAPTPQRHPGREVLALQALCLPHGTRKALDLRLCLGQRVGLIGANGSGKSTLLRLLNGELPASPDNVRLSGETALLDQHCSTLPGNRSVLEHLRQANPTLAQGKLRSRLAQLGLDAPRIELPSGLLSGGERMKAALAAVLYRERPLDLLLLDEPGNHLDLPSLTALEHMLGQFRGALIVASHDAVLLENLALDEYLRL; encoded by the coding sequence ATGACGAACACGTCGATTCTGACGCTGGACAGCGTTTCCTTGGTCTTGCCTGATGGCAGGCCGCTGTTTAGCAACCTCAACGAAACCTTCGACCAACGCCGCACCGGCCTGGTCGGGCGCAATGGCGTGGGCAAAAGCCTGCTAGGGCAGATTCTTGCCGGCCAGCGTGAACCGAGCAGCGGCCATTGTCGGCGCCTCGGGCCTGTCCACTTGCTGGATCAGCAAGTCATCGAGCGCAGCGCCACGCTGGCCGACCTGGCTCAAGTGGGGCCGGTGATTGCGGCGCTGGAACGCATCGAGCAAGGCAGCATCAAGCCCCAGGATTTCGACACCGTTGGCGAGCGCTGGGATATGCGCGAGCAATTGCAACTGCAGCTTCAGGGCCACGGCCTGGGTCAACTTGACTGGCGCCAGCCCGCTCGGACCCTGAGCGGTGGCCAAGCCATGCGCGTGGCACTGATTGGCGCGTGGCTCAGCGATGCCGATTACCTGATCCTCGACGAGCCAAGCAATCACCTGGACAGCAACGCCCGCGCCCAGTTGCTGAGCATGATCGAAGCCTGGGACCGTGGCTTGCTGGTGATCAGCCACGACCGCAGCCTGCTGGCGCACATGGCACGCATTGTCGAACTATCCAGCCTGGGCTTGCAGGCCTATGGTGGCAACTACAGCCTCTATAGTGCGCAAAAAGCCAACCAGACGGCGCAGGCCCAGCAGCAACTTGCCCGGCTGAAGCAGGAGCAGCAACGCCAGGCCCGTGAACTGCAGCGCCAACGCGAAGACCTGGAGCGCCATCAGGCTCGGGCCGGGCGCCAAGCCAAGCACACCAACCAGGCCAAGATTCTGGTCGACCGCAAGCAGGAGCGCAGCCAGGCCACTGCCGGCAAGCAGCGCCGCGACCATCGCGATGCTCGGCAAACGCTATTGGGCAAAGTGCGTGACGCCGCCCGCGAGGTGGAGCAAGACAGCGCTATTACCTTGCACGCGCCCACCCCTCAGCGTCATCCGGGCCGAGAAGTGTTGGCCTTGCAGGCACTTTGCTTGCCCCATGGCACCCGTAAAGCGCTTGACCTGCGCTTGTGCCTGGGCCAGCGCGTAGGACTGATCGGCGCCAATGGCAGTGGCAAGTCCACCCTGCTCAGGCTGCTGAATGGGGAATTGCCGGCATCGCCCGACAACGTGCGCCTCAGTGGTGAGACCGCCCTGCTCGACCAGCACTGCAGCACCCTGCCAGGCAACCGTAGCGTGCTCGAACACCTACGCCAAGCCAACCCGACGCTGGCCCAGGGAAAATTGCGCAGCCGCCTGGCGCAACTGGGCCTGGATGCGCCCCGTATCGAACTGCCCAGTGGCCTGCTTAGCGGCGGCGAGCGTATGAAGGCGGCGCTGGCCGCCGTGCTGTACCGCGAACGGCCGCTCGACCTGTTGCTGTTGGACGAACCCGGCAACCACCTGGACCTGCCATCGCTGACAGCCCTGGAACACATGCTTGGGCAGTTTCGCGGGGCGCTGATAGTGGCGTCCCATGATGCGGTATTGCTGGAAAACCTGGCGCTGGATGAGTACTTGCGGTTGTAG
- a CDS encoding branched-chain amino acid aminotransferase: MSNESINWDKLGFDYIKTDKRYLSVWRNGEWDKGTLTEDNVLHISEGSTALHYGQQCFEGLKAYRCKDGSINLFRPDQNAARMQRSCARLLMPHVPTDVFIEACKQVVKANEKFVPPHGKGALYLRPFVIGTGDNIGVRTAPEFIFSVFAIPVGSYFKGGMKPHNFQISSFDRAAPQGTGAAKVGGNYAASLQPGAEAKKANFADAIYLDPLTHTKIEEVGSANFFGITANNEFVTPKSASVLPGITRLSLMELAQSRLGLTVIEGDVEISKLDRFVEAGACGTAAVITPIGGIEYNGKLHVFHDLEKVGPVTQKLYNELTGIQSGDVEAPAGWIVKVA, encoded by the coding sequence ATGAGCAACGAAAGCATTAATTGGGACAAGCTGGGTTTCGACTACATCAAGACCGACAAACGCTACCTGTCCGTATGGCGCAATGGCGAGTGGGACAAGGGCACCCTGACCGAAGACAACGTACTGCACATCAGTGAAGGCTCCACGGCCCTGCACTACGGCCAGCAGTGCTTCGAAGGCCTGAAGGCCTACCGTTGCAAGGACGGCTCGATCAACCTGTTCCGCCCGGACCAGAACGCCGCCCGCATGCAGCGCAGCTGTGCACGCCTGCTGATGCCGCACGTGCCGACCGATGTTTTCATCGAAGCCTGCAAGCAAGTGGTCAAGGCCAACGAAAAGTTCGTGCCACCGCACGGCAAAGGCGCCCTGTACCTGCGCCCGTTCGTGATCGGCACCGGCGACAACATTGGCGTGCGCACCGCCCCCGAGTTCATCTTCTCGGTGTTCGCCATCCCGGTTGGTTCGTACTTCAAGGGCGGCATGAAGCCGCACAACTTCCAGATTTCCAGCTTCGACCGTGCAGCCCCGCAGGGCACCGGCGCGGCCAAGGTCGGTGGCAACTACGCTGCCAGCCTGCAGCCGGGCGCGGAAGCGAAGAAGGCCAACTTCGCCGATGCCATCTACCTCGACCCGCTGACCCACACCAAGATCGAGGAAGTCGGTTCGGCCAACTTCTTCGGCATCACCGCCAACAACGAGTTCGTCACCCCGAAATCGGCCTCGGTGCTGCCAGGCATCACCCGCCTCTCGCTGATGGAGCTGGCGCAATCGCGTCTGGGCCTGACCGTGATCGAAGGCGATGTCGAGATCAGCAAGCTGGACCGCTTCGTCGAAGCCGGTGCCTGCGGCACCGCAGCCGTGATCACCCCAATCGGCGGCATCGAGTACAACGGCAAGCTGCACGTGTTCCACGACCTGGAAAAGGTCGGCCCGGTTACCCAGAAGCTCTACAACGAGCTGACCGGTATCCAGAGCGGTGATGTAGAGGCACCGGCAGGCTGGATCGTCAAGGTCGCCTGA
- the cobW gene encoding cobalamin biosynthesis protein CobW, giving the protein MKTLAKLPVTIVTGFLGSGKTTLLRHMLDNAQGRRIAVIVNEFGELGIDGEILKQCSIGCTEEEASGRVYELANGCLCCTVQEEFFPVMRELVARRGDLDHILIETSGLALPKPLVQAFQWPEIRNACTVDAVITVVDSPAVAAGTFAAYPDQVDAQRKLDPNLDHESPLHELFADQLASADLVVLNKADLIDAEGLAKVRAEVAEELPPAVKVIEASSGKLPLDVLLGVGAESESHIDGRRTHHDSHHDGDDHDDHDHDAFDSISIDLPEADESLLLDALTQLVVEFGILRAKGFAAIPGKPMRLLVQGVGTRFDKHFDRAWRADEPRITRLVLIGQDLDAAQLEARLRQALGA; this is encoded by the coding sequence ATGAAAACACTGGCCAAGCTCCCCGTCACCATCGTCACCGGCTTCCTCGGCTCGGGCAAGACCACCTTGCTGCGCCACATGCTCGACAACGCCCAGGGCCGCCGCATTGCGGTCATCGTCAACGAGTTCGGCGAACTGGGCATCGATGGCGAAATCCTCAAGCAGTGCAGCATCGGGTGCACCGAGGAAGAAGCCAGCGGCCGCGTCTACGAACTGGCCAACGGTTGCCTGTGCTGCACCGTGCAGGAAGAATTCTTCCCGGTGATGCGCGAGCTGGTGGCACGCCGTGGCGACCTCGACCACATTCTCATCGAAACCAGCGGCCTGGCCCTGCCCAAACCATTGGTACAAGCGTTCCAGTGGCCGGAAATCCGCAATGCCTGCACCGTCGATGCGGTCATCACCGTGGTCGACAGCCCGGCCGTGGCCGCTGGCACCTTCGCCGCCTACCCGGACCAGGTCGATGCCCAGCGCAAGCTCGACCCTAACCTGGACCATGAATCGCCCCTGCACGAGCTGTTCGCTGACCAGCTGGCCAGCGCCGACCTGGTGGTGTTGAACAAGGCCGACCTGATCGACGCCGAAGGCCTGGCCAAGGTGCGTGCCGAGGTGGCCGAAGAACTGCCGCCGGCGGTGAAAGTGATCGAGGCCAGCAGCGGCAAGCTGCCACTGGACGTGCTGCTGGGCGTGGGTGCCGAGTCCGAGTCACATATCGATGGCCGTCGAACTCACCACGATTCCCACCACGACGGCGACGATCATGACGATCATGACCACGACGCTTTCGATTCCATCTCCATCGACCTGCCTGAAGCCGACGAAAGCCTGCTGCTCGATGCGCTGACCCAGCTGGTGGTGGAGTTCGGTATCCTGCGCGCCAAAGGCTTCGCCGCCATCCCGGGCAAGCCGATGCGCCTGCTGGTACAAGGCGTGGGCACCCGTTTCGACAAGCACTTCGACCGCGCCTGGCGCGCCGACGAGCCGCGCATCACCCGCCTGGTGCTGATCGGCCAGGACCTCGATGCTGCCCAGCTGGAGGCGCGCCTGCGCCAGGCGCTGGGCGCCTGA